The Nitratidesulfovibrio sp. DNA segment GAGCGGCCCATGATGCAGAAGAACCGCTCCGGCTTCCAGCCCATGCGTTCGAGTTCCGTCGCGGCAGGCGCGGAATATTCGAAACCGGGCTGGCCGTCCGCGCCCACGGTGGGGTGGGGCGCATCCCCGAGGTTGGGCGTGCGTTTGGCCCAGTCGCGGAAGCGGGGAAAGTCGTCGATGAAGCGGGTCAACTCGGCGTTGTCGAAGGGGGGCTGGTCATAGAACCCCGCCGCGCGGGCCTCGGGCGCGGCCAGCAGAAGCAGCGCAAGGCAGAGGCAGGCCAGGGACGCGGCAAGGCCGCAGGTGCGGCGGCGCGGGGCAAGGCGGGATGAAGGCGTAAACATGGAAATCCTTTGGTTGCGGTAGGGGGCGGGGATGCCTGCGGCGGTGTCGGCAGGCCCCGGATGTCCCTGCCTGTCTACAGGCGGGGGCGGCGAAAGGGAAGCCTGTCAGGTGTGTCTGTACGGCAAGCCTGTCCGGAAAGTTCGTGGGGGGGAGGGGCGTGAGAACCCGCGAAGAAGGGGGGATGCTGGCGGCCCCGATTTGCCGCGTGGCATGCCGCGCGGCATGCGGTGAGCCTGCCTGGCCGTGGCCCTGTCCGTCCGGTACGCTATCCGTCCGTTCACGCCGCAAGCGCGGGAACGAAACGGCCGGTGCGTTGCCGCACCGGCCGGTACCTCCATGAATCCGGCAGCGTGCGCCCCGAAGGGGCGGCAGGCGCCGACCAGCGCTGCTAATCGTACTTCACCGAGCTGATCTTCATCAGACGGTCCCAGTTGTGGTACGATTCGATGTAGCGGATGGTGCCGGTCTTGCCGCGAATGACCACCGAGTGGGTGATGGCGCCAACGCCGGTGTACTGCACCCCGCGCAGGAAGGTGCCGCCGGAGATGCCCGTGGCGGCAAAGAACACCTCGTCGCTGCGCACCAGGGTATCCACGGTGTGGATTTCGCGCAGGTCAAGGCCCGCGTCGTGCAGGGCTTCCTTTTCAGGGTAGGACTGCGGGTCCAGGCGGGCCAGCATCTGGCCGCCCACGCCCTTGATGGCACAGGCCGCCAGCACGCCCTCGGGGGTGCCGCCGGTGCCCATCATCACGTCCACCTCGGAGCGCGGGTCAACGGCCATCAGCGCACCGGCCACGTCGCCGTCGGTGTGCAGCTGGATGCGTGCACCCGATTCGCGGATGCGCTGGATGAGCTTTTCGTGGCGGGGCTTGTCCAGCACGAAGACCACCAGGTCGTCCACGTCCTTGCCCAGCGCTTTCGCGATCTTCTGAAGATTTTCCTTCACCGGGGCGTCGATGTCGATGACGTCACGCGCGGCAGGGCCCACCACCAGCTTCTGCATGTAGAAGCTGGGGCCGGGGTTGTACATGGTGCCCGCGGGGGCCACGCCCACCACGGAAATGGCGTTGGGGCGGCCATAGGCCAGCAGCTTGGTGCCTTCCACAGGGTCCACGGCCACGTCGATGGCCGGGCCCCGGCCGCTGCCCACCTTCTCGCCGTTGTGCAGCATGGGGGCGTGGTCCTTCTCGCCTTCGCCGATGATCACGTGACCGGCCACGTTCAGCGAATTGAAGGACAGGCGCATGGCGTCAACGGCAGCGCCGTCGCCCGCGTCGTTGTTGCCCTTGCCCAGCCAGCGGGCGGAGGCCAGCGCGGCGGCTTCGGTGACGCGCACGAGATCGAGGGCGAGATTCTTTTGCGGGGCTTCCATCAACGGTCCTCCAGTGGGGTGGTGCTTCTTGCTTCGGAAACGCGACGCGCCGCGTGAGCCCGCGCGGCACAGGGCCGTGCGGGGCGCGGGCGCGGGCTGCCTCCGGCGGTCGGAGGGGCGGCCCGGCAGGGCGACGAAGAGTGCGCGCCGTGCGTCCGGTGGGGACTCTAGCGCAGGCCCTTTGCGGCTTCAAGACAAAACACGGGCCGTTGCGAGACAGCGTGCACCGACGCCTCTGCGCAGATGGCCGGGCAGGGCGGGCGGGGGATGCCACGGAACGAAAGCGCGCCCGGAAAGCGGTGGCTTCCGGGCGCGATGCGTGCAGGGAACGGCGGTGCCTGGAGACGGTGTGCCTATCGGAACACCACGGTCTTGCTGC contains these protein-coding regions:
- the glpX gene encoding class II fructose-bisphosphatase; translation: MEAPQKNLALDLVRVTEAAALASARWLGKGNNDAGDGAAVDAMRLSFNSLNVAGHVIIGEGEKDHAPMLHNGEKVGSGRGPAIDVAVDPVEGTKLLAYGRPNAISVVGVAPAGTMYNPGPSFYMQKLVVGPAARDVIDIDAPVKENLQKIAKALGKDVDDLVVFVLDKPRHEKLIQRIRESGARIQLHTDGDVAGALMAVDPRSEVDVMMGTGGTPEGVLAACAIKGVGGQMLARLDPQSYPEKEALHDAGLDLREIHTVDTLVRSDEVFFAATGISGGTFLRGVQYTGVGAITHSVVIRGKTGTIRYIESYHNWDRLMKISSVKYD